In Paenarthrobacter sp. GOM3, a single window of DNA contains:
- a CDS encoding MATE family efflux transporter, protein MSQQVNSTEDMAASGAASHTILSPRTFVSLAGTMFAVDLLSAGNGAIDLAFVAPFGALMVAGIGLGDLVTALFMAFFAGIIDVFAVRLAQAEGRNDASKLLPKLFGALLLVAAVWTAAGLLVSRIVPLIFDVVGSEPAVAAIATDYLTVRMIGIPFTLALAAVSITLRIVGRQRASIVLIATVFVLNAAFNAALVYGPLKVLAGNPVMAVAMATVIAQVLTAACGFVTLARHFSRSRGERVAGTDQQRIIPLTREMFTTSLGVGLRQMNNYAAAVVPFMLISRLDVGTVAAAAVATRIWTLYCRVPQATLGAVGVFVGYSRGRSQQDAHAVVQRSRKYVVWPSFIAAAGMAAAVPVLARILGGNEVDVGLVWILTAAYLIAVPAYVVENLCGEILTVEQRAAWLSLPSTVVTYLVTIPIAIVGILVWESALVAVASAAVASLLLALRYSMRTRQLGYRLVGGPE, encoded by the coding sequence ATGTCACAACAGGTCAATTCAACAGAGGATATGGCGGCGTCGGGCGCCGCCTCCCACACCATCCTTTCGCCGCGGACGTTTGTCTCCTTGGCCGGGACCATGTTCGCAGTCGATCTCCTGAGCGCGGGAAACGGGGCCATTGACTTGGCCTTCGTGGCACCGTTTGGGGCGCTCATGGTGGCTGGGATTGGTTTGGGCGATCTGGTGACCGCACTGTTTATGGCCTTCTTTGCGGGCATCATCGACGTTTTTGCCGTGAGATTGGCACAGGCCGAAGGACGTAACGACGCCAGCAAGTTATTGCCCAAATTGTTTGGCGCCCTGCTTCTGGTTGCCGCCGTTTGGACTGCTGCCGGTCTGCTGGTCAGCCGGATTGTTCCCCTGATATTCGATGTTGTGGGCTCTGAGCCGGCTGTGGCTGCCATAGCAACCGACTACTTGACCGTGCGCATGATTGGCATTCCTTTCACGTTGGCCCTGGCAGCCGTTTCGATCACCCTCCGTATTGTTGGACGACAACGCGCTTCGATAGTCCTCATCGCTACGGTGTTTGTGCTGAACGCGGCCTTCAATGCGGCTCTGGTTTACGGCCCGTTGAAAGTATTGGCAGGTAACCCGGTGATGGCCGTGGCCATGGCGACGGTGATCGCCCAGGTTCTGACAGCTGCTTGCGGTTTTGTTACTCTCGCCCGGCATTTCTCCCGATCCCGGGGGGAACGCGTTGCCGGCACCGACCAACAGCGGATCATTCCCTTGACCCGGGAAATGTTCACGACGAGCCTCGGCGTGGGACTAAGGCAGATGAATAACTACGCCGCAGCCGTGGTGCCCTTCATGCTCATCAGCCGCTTGGACGTAGGCACTGTCGCGGCAGCAGCGGTCGCAACGAGGATCTGGACTCTCTACTGCCGGGTACCGCAGGCGACTCTCGGCGCCGTCGGCGTCTTTGTCGGATACTCCCGGGGGCGCAGCCAGCAAGACGCCCACGCTGTAGTGCAGCGTTCGCGTAAGTACGTTGTGTGGCCCAGTTTCATCGCCGCTGCAGGCATGGCAGCGGCCGTCCCCGTCCTTGCCAGGATTTTGGGCGGTAACGAGGTGGACGTCGGTCTGGTGTGGATACTGACTGCCGCGTATCTCATCGCGGTTCCCGCCTATGTCGTAGAGAATTTGTGCGGCGAAATCCTGACGGTGGAACAGCGGGCTGCGTGGCTATCCTTGCCATCAACGGTGGTCACGTATCTGGTAACCATTCCTATCGCCATCGTCGGAATTCTGGTCTGGGAGTCGGCACTGGTTGCCGTTGCATCCGCGGCCGTCGCGTCGCTTCTCTTGGCACTGAGGTACAGCATGAGGACCCGGCAGCTCGGATACCGGCTGGTTGGAGGGCCTGAATGA
- a CDS encoding tetratricopeptide repeat protein, whose protein sequence is MPLHQDEVVEFSRENVAAFSATIPGDYYYPIGQVFEPDVVREVCDLHGLNYSDVKALRAHGGERLSELRDRIGRVESMDDADVVVLASALVTLSRFDVASSVLMRAGERGARFQFEAALLRYIIGNRTQGRGLDASLMSEVRRTAASQEVPAHRLLDACSIAVVWYLKGVGVTKEDFEWFARTGNTVVLEHGKKIPAVSTSAWYRGVAMIPAEIGDVSRTRALMNEAAVSAQKAMADSDAPFARNLHKTYLESSVKEHLYVSRDEEKALQAAKDLVAWDPLWSVSAGEYADVLAAFGKSELAAETYDRATSLGAPYVTHHLRKAAQQYTKAGMADKAIARYLVLASMLPDPAEVLATVDNMLDKNTDAALVAVRQQLAAS, encoded by the coding sequence TTGCCGTTGCACCAAGACGAAGTGGTGGAATTTTCACGCGAGAACGTAGCGGCGTTCTCGGCCACCATCCCAGGAGACTACTACTACCCGATCGGGCAGGTTTTTGAGCCGGATGTGGTTCGGGAGGTGTGCGACCTCCACGGGCTGAACTACTCCGACGTGAAGGCGCTCCGTGCCCATGGTGGTGAACGGCTGAGCGAGCTTCGCGATCGTATAGGCCGCGTTGAGTCGATGGATGATGCTGACGTTGTTGTCCTGGCCAGTGCTCTCGTCACCCTGTCACGGTTCGACGTCGCAAGCAGCGTGTTGATGCGTGCAGGTGAGCGGGGAGCACGTTTCCAGTTTGAGGCCGCATTGCTTCGGTACATCATTGGAAACCGAACCCAAGGACGTGGGCTGGACGCGAGCCTCATGTCAGAGGTTCGCAGGACGGCTGCATCCCAAGAGGTCCCGGCCCACCGCTTGCTCGACGCGTGCAGCATTGCGGTGGTCTGGTATTTGAAAGGTGTCGGAGTCACCAAAGAGGATTTTGAGTGGTTCGCCAGGACAGGAAACACAGTGGTTCTGGAACACGGAAAGAAGATACCTGCCGTTTCGACGTCGGCCTGGTACCGCGGCGTGGCGATGATCCCAGCCGAGATCGGCGACGTTTCCCGTACGCGTGCGCTCATGAATGAAGCGGCCGTTTCAGCTCAGAAGGCCATGGCAGACAGCGATGCTCCCTTCGCCCGCAACCTTCACAAGACCTACCTGGAATCCTCCGTCAAAGAACATCTCTATGTCTCACGTGACGAGGAAAAGGCGCTTCAGGCCGCCAAGGACCTGGTCGCATGGGATCCCCTGTGGTCGGTGAGCGCCGGTGAGTACGCAGATGTGCTCGCAGCCTTTGGCAAGTCTGAGTTGGCTGCTGAAACCTATGATCGTGCCACCTCCCTTGGGGCTCCTTACGTGACCCACCACTTGCGCAAAGCAGCGCAGCAGTACACCAAGGCGGGAATGGCCGACAAAGCAATAGCCCGGTATCTGGTCCTCGCCAGCATGCTGCCGGACCCGGCCGAGGTACTGGCCACGGTAGACAACATGCTGGACAAAAACACCGATGCAGCGCTGGTGGCCGTGCGGCAGCAGCTGGCAGCAAGCTGA
- a CDS encoding arginase family protein: MAVLGVASSVGSPHHGAENGPAFLRAASRRYTWGYPDGCLMNAETGRTGFAAVDLGDIVPEGTSAPEVAEEIKSVVAGLDPRSVPCVIGGDHSITAGVISGLIARGTAPVRVVQFDQHLDVQLWEPATSRPLDPLFNTNVISHVGKQLGQRSVLQVGIDPFIAISASSSTEVPGRLDVSAGIIPVTSPLLRDEPGLIEALGSEMPTYVSIDVDVIQQAQMGSTGYPAHIGMDTGDLIRVLEVVLRHNPIVGLDVVEFSAERGAREPAVLSDAMRAADVLMGAISLLSS; encoded by the coding sequence GTGGCGGTTCTTGGCGTGGCATCTTCTGTGGGCTCACCCCATCACGGCGCGGAGAATGGCCCGGCGTTCCTTCGCGCCGCTTCCCGGAGGTATACCTGGGGCTACCCGGATGGTTGTCTGATGAACGCAGAAACCGGCCGAACTGGTTTCGCCGCCGTTGATCTGGGGGATATCGTTCCCGAGGGCACATCTGCCCCGGAAGTGGCGGAAGAAATCAAGAGCGTCGTGGCCGGCTTGGATCCCCGCTCTGTTCCTTGCGTCATTGGGGGTGACCACAGCATCACCGCCGGAGTCATCAGCGGTCTCATAGCCAGGGGAACCGCACCAGTCCGGGTTGTTCAGTTTGACCAGCACTTAGACGTACAACTGTGGGAGCCGGCGACGTCCAGGCCTTTGGACCCCCTGTTCAACACAAACGTCATTTCCCATGTGGGCAAGCAACTTGGCCAGCGAAGTGTGCTCCAGGTGGGAATTGATCCATTTATAGCGATCAGCGCGTCGTCGTCGACTGAGGTGCCAGGGCGCCTGGATGTGAGCGCGGGAATTATTCCCGTGACTTCCCCGCTGCTTCGGGATGAGCCGGGTTTGATTGAAGCGCTCGGATCCGAGATGCCGACCTATGTGTCGATTGACGTTGATGTCATTCAACAGGCCCAGATGGGTTCCACTGGGTATCCTGCGCACATTGGAATGGACACAGGGGACCTCATAAGGGTCTTGGAAGTAGTCCTGCGCCACAACCCCATAGTTGGCCTCGACGTTGTGGAGTTCAGTGCTGAGCGGGGAGCGAGGGAACCCGCGGTGCTGTCCGATGCCATGCGGGCCGCCGATGTGTTGATGGGTGCAATATCACTTTTGTCGTCATGA
- a CDS encoding RNA-binding S4 domain-containing protein has translation MSIPSSSPANVRVDAWLWAIRAYKTRSAATAACRAGHIRINGNPVKASQSVIIGDTIRVRESGWERILEVRRLIAKRVGAEAASHCFTDHTPPRPVAPKLGLPQRDRGAGRPTKKDRRDMEKLRG, from the coding sequence GTGAGCATCCCGTCGTCATCCCCAGCCAACGTCCGCGTCGACGCCTGGCTATGGGCGATCCGCGCCTACAAAACACGGTCCGCCGCTACCGCCGCCTGCCGCGCCGGGCACATCAGGATCAACGGAAACCCGGTGAAAGCTTCGCAAAGCGTGATCATCGGCGACACCATCCGCGTGCGCGAATCCGGTTGGGAACGGATCCTCGAGGTGCGACGCCTCATCGCCAAGCGCGTCGGAGCGGAAGCTGCCTCGCATTGCTTCACTGACCACACTCCCCCTCGGCCGGTAGCCCCCAAGCTCGGCCTGCCCCAGCGCGACCGCGGCGCCGGCCGACCCACCAAGAAGGACCGCCGGGACATGGAGAAGCTGCGGGGATAG
- a CDS encoding DUF6318 family protein, protein MPELAKENSKAGLEAFIGYWYATMSYAYETGDTKQLLPLSSLACALCTSIREGLEAGWQEGRWIAGGKIRSAAVESQFNPATPTQVATVQVIQEPIEIRLPDGSLYQEPTAATNTASRAAIQFGDKRWTMVDLGLIL, encoded by the coding sequence ATGCCGGAGTTGGCGAAGGAGAACTCGAAAGCCGGGTTGGAGGCGTTTATTGGGTACTGGTACGCGACCATGAGCTATGCCTACGAGACAGGAGACACCAAACAACTCCTACCTCTGAGCAGCCTCGCGTGCGCGCTCTGCACATCGATCCGAGAGGGACTCGAAGCAGGCTGGCAAGAAGGTCGTTGGATCGCCGGGGGGAAAATCAGGTCAGCGGCTGTTGAATCGCAATTCAACCCGGCCACACCGACGCAAGTCGCCACAGTTCAAGTCATTCAAGAACCTATCGAGATAAGGCTTCCCGATGGTTCGCTCTATCAAGAGCCAACTGCGGCCACGAACACGGCGAGTCGGGCGGCTATCCAGTTTGGAGACAAACGTTGGACTATGGTCGACCTCGGCCTAATCCTGTAG
- a CDS encoding DUF3817 domain-containing protein — protein sequence MQPRTLFRTVAFAEAVTWTLLLIGLFLKYVTRTTDVGVSIAGGIHGFVFLCYAATAAFTWINQKWSTRTGLLAIISAVIPYATVPMEKSLDRRGLLAGGWRLAAGGENPRGGLEKAQAWVLRNPILAVLVTLVAVAVVFSFLLFMGPPGTWFS from the coding sequence ATGCAGCCGCGCACCCTGTTCCGTACCGTCGCTTTTGCCGAGGCCGTGACGTGGACGCTGTTGCTCATTGGGCTCTTCCTCAAGTACGTCACCCGCACCACTGACGTGGGCGTGAGCATCGCTGGCGGCATCCATGGATTCGTGTTCCTTTGCTATGCCGCCACGGCTGCCTTCACATGGATCAACCAAAAATGGTCCACACGCACTGGCCTGCTCGCGATCATCTCGGCAGTCATTCCCTATGCCACGGTCCCCATGGAGAAGTCGCTGGACCGTCGCGGACTCCTTGCCGGAGGCTGGCGCTTGGCCGCTGGGGGAGAGAACCCGCGCGGTGGTTTGGAAAAGGCACAGGCTTGGGTCTTGAGGAATCCGATCCTCGCAGTGCTGGTAACGCTCGTGGCCGTGGCAGTGGTCTTTAGCTTCCTGCTCTTCATGGGCCCTCCAGGTACCTGGTTCTCCTGA